Genomic window (Equus asinus isolate D_3611 breed Donkey chromosome 13, EquAss-T2T_v2, whole genome shotgun sequence):
atggttgcacaaatctgtgaatgtactaaagaCCGCTTATGTGTACACTTTacaaggatgaattttatggtgtgtgaattatatctcattaaacttgttattaaaaaaatagtgagAAACACTTTATAATATGTTCACCACATAAAAAAAGGAGACCACCCAATGATTTATGCAGTTTATTATCATAAGGAGAAGCATTCTGCTGTGAGGAAGGTTTTACTAATTTTGCTTTCAATCTACTCCCATTTCAAGCATAATGTGCTTCATTCTTCTTCTGCTCAGCATTTATGATTGGAATTTGACTCTCAAATTATTCAAAGAGTGGAGTTGAGTTTTAAAAGGCAATGgagacaatgaaaaaaaaagcagatataGCTCAAAGCTAGCAGAATGGTACCGATACTGAAAATTCAATGAAACGAATCAAGAAATGGCTCCATTATCCAGGGGTCCCTGAGAGGAGAGTTTACAACTCAGAAGCAGGAAAAATTAGCGAGAGAGGTTTATTTGCAATTTGCATAGACTCCTCTGCTTTGTGAAATTTAGTATAATTGAAATGTGCTGTAATTTTCAGGAACATTAATGAATTGATATTAGGTTGTCTATAGCTTGTAATTAATGTGCTTCGAGATAAAGATGGCAGTAATGATGTTTTAAATATCCTAGTGCTCATTGGATTTCATTTTTACAGGCAATTTGCAACTCCCCTGAGTAAAATTCATATTCAATTACAGAGACTGATAAATGGGCTTTCCCCCCACTCCTCGAACACTACAAAGCATTAATAGTACTTTCTGATGGCCACTTTCTTGTAGGGAGCAAAATTTATAGCTACATTTCTTTCAAAGCTTCAGCAGCATCTCCTTCTGGCAGCTCTTTATATGTTTTCTTCCACCTCTTTGACTTCAGAAGACACGACCTTGCCGTCCACTACTTCTTGCACTACTGTCTTGATCTTCCTGGTTTTCTTTATATCTGAATttagatttaaacataaaatgttaATTCAGACACATGACTCTGCTGGTTTATAATATTCaactttaaattattattattttgtatgtattttcttttagaaaaagttAAACCTATTCTCTTTCTTAAATGGTCTTaagtttgttttataaataaatgcagaaaatgtGCCACTCTCCCccaatttaaacattttctacTCTTCCCACcccaaagagaaatagacaatattGAATTAAGCAAACTGCAactttcatcttatttttccttttcacgGTCTCAGAATGTCTCAGGACAGCAATAGTATGGGCCAAGAAAATCACCCtgtcacagggagtgtgacaatTCCCCACATGGAGGTGTCTTTATCTGACGTGCCTGATTTTCAGAATCCCTATGGTAATATCCACTCACTTGAGAGCTGGTCTCCCTGTACTTTTCACCAGCGGTAGATAAGAAGTGGTAAGCTACGGAGTGAGCATTCAGTCTTACAGGAAATGTGTCAAAATTAGAACACTTACCTCTCTCCTCCTGGTGGCTTGACCGGTAATCTgcaattctgttttttttttttttaagaaaagaaaaacagaaaaaagtgttATTGCCATTTTGAAAGTGAAGCATTGTCtcaccttttttgtttcaaaacaaAGTCTGAGTGATGTGTGTGTTAATGCcatggtttatatttttttcccctttataatGCTTACTACTTCAAACTTGAGCGCCTTACTTTTTAACTTGAAAGATACATAGCTTCAGAAGCGACTCCTCTAATGTAGGCTAGAAGtttctgtaattaaaataaacacaattacAATGGAAATTTAACTCTTGTTCTCTTGCTGACTTTCTTGGATGTGGTATTGGAAGACAGTTGCCACTGCTGCCCTGAGGAGTCTCAGACTGGTTCCCACAGGCCTTTGTGGCCTGTTGAATTCATGACCTCTcagtgagaattttaaaaaattattgtgctTTTGACTTTGTATTAATCGGAAAAATTAACATAAGCATAATCTGTATCATCTGTATAACCATCTCTAACTCAGTCCTATGACACGACCTCAAGTACTAAGGCTGTACTTGGTATTTTTGGGGGTGTGCATAAGTATACCAAAaagttttggtatatttttgttttgttgttgttgttgttggggtgtgtgtgcgtgtcgtTGCTTTTGTGCTAGGCATTGCACTGGGCTGGGGAATAAGTGACAGGGTTTAATGTGGAAACGTCAAAATAGCACAACATATAGACATTGACACATATCCCCTGATTCTAAGAGCCTTACATTACATCTTCTCCTTCCAGAAGGCGGCGGTATGTTGCAATTTCCTGCTCAAGCCGGGTCTTTATGTCAAGGAGAATACTGTATTCGTTGTTCTGGCGTTCTGCATCAGTCCGAATCTGCATCAGCTGGAACTCTAGGGTGCTTAGCAGTGCCTGGATGGTGGCCAACTTGTCACCATAACGAGCTTTGGTCTCTGCTAGTGTACGCTCCAAAGAGTCTTTCTATGAGCACAAGAAAAAGTGGATGTTTCTTATTTGAGGACTTGATTTAAGAGGTGactcaattttaatttcttttcagaagAATTTCTGCAGCTAGTTATTGTGGGCATCATGCATATTTCTAGCTTTATCTCCTACTCTTTCCATCTAGGCAACCTCAGGCAGCTAGCTAGGATCACTAGCTCttggggtttttgtttatttgtttttagcacTGGGCTCACTGTTTTCTTACTGTGGCATTGTATTATTGTTCTCAATATTTGCTTCCCTCCCCTGCAATTTGTGGTGCCCCTCCAAGTGGAGGAGTAGATTTCCTCATCCCTTTTACACCAGGTTTGGTCATGTGGCTTTCTTTGGCTAACGAAATGCAGGTGAACCTGACAAACGCCTTTTCTGAGGAGAAGCTTTAAGAGCTATCACATGGTCTGGccattgctcttttctttctgtgacagCATGGCATGTCCCAGCTAGGATCTACTCCTTTAGCCTTATCTCATGGAGCAGAAATGTTATTGGAGCAGAGCTGCAGCCAACCCATAATGGATGTAGTGTTGTTGTTTTAAAGCACTATGATTTTAGAGTTGTTACGACAGCATAATTTATCATGAGCTGACTGATTTGCTTAGCCTGGAAGGTCTTTACCCCTTTTCTCCAGCTTAAAAATTCATCTCAAGTTTTCAAATCTAGTTTAAATGCCACTTTTCCCTGTGAAGTCTCCATATCTGATTTTTCCTCTGCATCCTTGCAGTACATTGcccttttccttaatttctttctgtcttttaattataaTCCATTGTTTGGCCTGTTTCCCTGCCAGTTCTGCAGGGGGAGGGGTTATTTCTTGTAGGTCTTTGCATTTCCAGAGTTCCCAACCTGGGCACTTAGTAAACACACACTACATTGTGAGTTGGAAGTTAGATGTGCTCTACCTTACTGAGATAGGACTGGAGGTCTATCTCCAGGTTCTGGTAGGTGCATCTCAGCTCCTTTATGCGACCCTCAGTTTCTTTCAAGTCTTTAGAGGTCACGATGACTTCTTGCTGCAGAGTTTCAATCTAGACACgttccaaaaatgaaaaaataaataaggaaggaaagaaaggaaggaaggaaggaagaaaatgagtcctctcttttttgtaGGACGGCTTCTTCACATTTACTTACCCTTTAGAATTATGCTCTTACCTGTAGCTCAAACTGCTCTTTAGCCTTCCGAAGGTTCTCCTGGGCCATGGCTTCATACTTCTGCCTCATTTCATCCATGATGGCGCTGAGGTTCAGGCCCGGAGCAGCATCCACCTCTACACTGACAGTGTTGCCCAGCTGTCTGCGTAGGCTGTTCACTTCCTACGAGAGAGAAAATCCCTGATTATAGTCTGAAGCACATTCTCAGATGAGGCTgggcagaaaaaacaaaataagtctTCTTCAATTGGGACcgagtagaaaaagaaagaaaataataaacttaGATAGGGCTTATTATAGTCCAAATATTGCTCTAAGTCATTAACCCTGACAGCAACTTTAGGAAAAGAAGTTAGGGCTTACATCATTATTGTCGTCATCTTCTTCACCATCACCTCCGCCAtccacccttcctcctcctcctctttctcctccttgttcTTATTAGAGCCATTTTATCATGCCCAATACcacttctgaatattttctcACCTCCTGATGTTCTTTTTGGAGGAGAATCAGGTCTTTCTTTAATTCTTCGATTTGAATCTCCAAGTCTGTTTTACGTAGAGTTAGATCATCCAGGACCCTATGGAGGCCTTGGAGATCAGCTTCCACTGTTAGGCGAATCCCTCTCTCAGTCTCATACCTGTGGATTAATTAGTGTGCAGAGATAATTCAGTTCTTCTGAAGCCATTATAGAAGCGATAATCTTAATATAATGAGATGGAGTTTATGTGGTATACAGGGAGATCAATTTCAGTACATGATTGTATCCCCCTTTAtacattccaaaaatatttatgagaacCTTGGAATCAGATAATTTGCTCCATAATATAATCTCTGTGATTTGGCGTGATTGGTAACAAAGCAATCTAAAATAACTCCTAAAAGTTCCTAAattctagaatatattttaaaggaaataaaaaagtgttTTGCTTTAATTAGTGTGTTGTCAAAGTGTTTTCATTATTGATATTAAATGATGGCTAGTTGGAGCTACTTAATGAATGCACATGAtcaatttatttttagtattttgtaaACAGATGCATCCAAAGTGAACTATCTTAAAAATTCATGCCTTCTCCTCTATAATCTCATATACTCCCATTTTTATTATAGtagcacactttaaaaaatgataatgcaATGGAACACTCAGATTCTGACCTAGCAAAATTGAAATTAATGAACACTTACTGCTTTAACCTTCAGATCTACTttcccatttccttctctttgattCCTTGTAGTGTTAAAATGCTAAACTTCTGAATCACAAAAGACTTTTTAGTGCTGATGCATTGCACAATAATGAGGAAGCCCTAGCGTAGAAGCAGTTTATGAGCAACAGCTCTGATCACATGTAGCATGAAATGACTACAAGAGAGTGAACACAATTTGAACTGCTTTGATCATAGTCCTAGTTCTTTGGTTGGCTAGACCGTACTGTAAAACTCTGGCAAATTAGAAAGCATCCAGAGTCACCGCTGGAACTTAAGTCATACACTTGTAGGCACTTGAAGGAACACGGATGGCTCACTTGGAGAATCGCTAAGGGTAGATAGATGGCCCCTTTGGGTAACAGAAGGGCGCTTACGCAGAAGGGTTTGTAAACTGTTTTGTTATTACTTCAAAGGACAGAATTAGGTTCAGTGGGCGAAAAGGTAGATGCCAGGTTACTAAAAAAGAAAGTTCTAGCAACTAGACCACAGCAAGGAAAACAGTAGTAGTTACTGGCAGTGTTCAGTTACACACGGGGTGACAAGATTTTAGGATTGCGGGAGAGAGAAGTCCAGCCCTGAGTGCTGGGCTAGACCAGATAGCTTCTAACACTCTTTAAATCCCaagattctgaaaatatttaatggTAGCTCCTTTACCAACAATCATATGTAAAGCCGAGTGTCATGAAGGATTACTAAGAAGAATTTCTTTTCAGGAAGTTCTACCATGGTGTTAAAGAACCTACTTCAGTCTGAAGTCTTCAGCAGCCAGTTTTGCATTATCAATTTGTAGGACACATCGGGCATTTTTCAGTTGAGCATCTTTAATCTGGAAaatacatgagaaaaaaaatgactttttcaaTTGGATAGGAGCCTAAAATGATTGAGTTTATCCTCAGATACAGCCACTATTACATCAAAGATGATGTTCATTTCAAGAATTTCCACgtgaaaatagaaaggaaaaataatgatatGGGTATTTAACATAACAGATTCTTAAAATGCAACTCTAGTCCCCAGGGTTTGGTCAGCTTTCTTGTGACTTTACAAAAGGAGAATTTAATTCAGTTGGAGCCATCAACC
Coding sequences:
- the KRT20 gene encoding keratin, type I cytoskeletal 20; translation: MDFTGRSLHRSVSSSSRGPALSVSSSMYRLGGTQHLRVAPSVYGGAGGHGTRISTSHRVVSYGGDLSGGDLLVGNEKMAMQNLNDRLASYLEKVRSLEQSNLNLEVQIRQWYETNAPSASRDYSAYYKQIEDLRNQIKDAQLKNARCVLQIDNAKLAAEDFRLKYETERGIRLTVEADLQGLHRVLDDLTLRKTDLEIQIEELKKDLILLQKEHQEEVNSLRRQLGNTVSVEVDAAPGLNLSAIMDEMRQKYEAMAQENLRKAKEQFELQIETLQQEVIVTSKDLKETEGRIKELRCTYQNLEIDLQSYLSKKDSLERTLAETKARYGDKLATIQALLSTLEFQLMQIRTDAERQNNEYSILLDIKTRLEQEIATYRRLLEGEDVIIADYRSSHQEERDIKKTRKIKTVVQEVVDGKVVSSEVKEVEENI